In a genomic window of Sulfuriferula nivalis:
- a CDS encoding TnsA endonuclease N-terminal domain-containing protein, translating to MGRMIQWESLLERDAILLLEFSSGIKSFREQPERVVYYAGQKQHEYYPDFEITQIGDSVIHLEVKPLAQIKTRKISEKFAHIANHYDHLGRRFLVLTDDRIRRQPLLSNLNRLQYFNRPGYQVESLSDKYKLQFGKDIPIPLAAVIDELGEPCVMTLLAYGILSCNLEQKLASSSLISWVKEDGDASILL from the coding sequence ATGGGTCGTATGATCCAGTGGGAGTCGCTTCTAGAACGTGATGCAATACTGCTGCTGGAGTTTTCATCTGGCATTAAAAGCTTCCGGGAGCAGCCAGAAAGGGTGGTCTATTATGCTGGTCAAAAACAGCATGAGTATTATCCGGATTTTGAAATTACCCAAATTGGTGATTCGGTTATCCACCTTGAAGTAAAACCGTTAGCACAAATTAAAACTCGCAAGATTTCAGAAAAGTTCGCTCACATTGCGAATCACTACGATCACCTAGGGCGGCGCTTCTTGGTTTTGACCGATGATCGCATTCGGCGCCAACCGTTACTTAGCAACCTAAATCGGCTTCAATATTTTAACCGACCTGGTTACCAAGTTGAGAGTTTGAGCGATAAATATAAATTGCAGTTTGGTAAGGATATCCCTATCCCTCTTGCCGCGGTGATTGATGAATTGGGCGAGCCATGTGTGATGACGCTGCTTGCATACGGGATACTCAGCTGTAACTTGGAGCAAAAACTTGCCAGTTCGTCTCTGATTTCATGGGTCAAGGAGGATGGCGATGCGTCGATTCTCCTTTAA
- a CDS encoding tetratricopeptide repeat protein: MKCNKLLSITSIALSSTLILASGDAAAMDDAQAKQLATQAYQGNATALQQLQQDAIKGGVNAEFWYGLLYVYGQGVPQDFTQAVTWFRKAAEQGNAIAQYSLGLRYDDGQGVPQNYAQAAAWYRKAADQGFANAQNNLGLLYNNGQGVAQDYAQAAFWYRKAADQGNAASQYGLGLLCYNGQGVPQDFSQAVTWFRKAADQDYAIAQNNLGVMYGKGQSVIQNNIIAYALYNLSASQDHSQNNPSLSNRDYFVSKMTEAEIESGQALTRKMIANGVTKAINEYLGIKNLNTSR; this comes from the coding sequence ATGAAATGCAACAAATTACTATCTATCACCAGCATTGCATTGAGTTCAACCCTGATTCTGGCATCTGGGGATGCTGCTGCAATGGATGATGCGCAAGCTAAGCAACTCGCTACGCAAGCATACCAAGGTAATGCGACTGCCTTACAGCAGTTGCAGCAAGACGCGATCAAGGGTGGTGTTAATGCGGAATTTTGGTATGGCTTACTGTACGTTTACGGCCAAGGTGTGCCACAGGATTTCACCCAAGCCGTAACTTGGTTCAGAAAAGCCGCCGAGCAGGGAAATGCTATTGCGCAATACAGTCTTGGCTTACGATATGATGATGGTCAAGGCGTACCACAGAACTACGCACAGGCCGCAGCCTGGTACAGAAAAGCCGCTGATCAGGGGTTTGCTAACGCGCAAAACAACCTTGGTCTGCTATATAACAACGGCCAAGGTGTAGCACAAGATTATGCCCAAGCCGCATTCTGGTACAGAAAAGCTGCTGATCAAGGTAATGCTGCCTCACAATACGGCCTTGGTTTGCTATGCTACAACGGTCAAGGTGTGCCACAGGATTTCAGCCAAGCCGTAACTTGGTTCAGAAAAGCCGCTGATCAGGATTATGCTATAGCACAGAATAATCTTGGCGTAATGTATGGAAAGGGTCAAAGCGTAATTCAGAATAACATCATTGCCTATGCCCTCTACAATCTATCCGCAAGTCAGGATCATTCGCAAAATAATCCATCTTTATCCAATAGAGATTACTTTGTCTCTAAAATGACAGAAGCAGAAATAGAATCAGGACAAGCGTTGACGAGAAAAATGATTGCAAACGGGGTTACGAAAGCAATTAATGAATATCTTGGCATAAAAAACCTCAACACATCACGCTAA
- a CDS encoding DDE-type integrase/transposase/recombinase, whose translation MAMRRFSFKKGLVLFDAQRRWELVRRLVTGKLQLQDESGELLNLDEAELLNRWLEGLWVIDQDSLGIGNDLLYTTTPRDLATFPERWQQIARKRQAYIQAVNPEQNKYNPARWSELIKAHALVEQDDNPPCPSSVYSWWKRFRNTRSLADLVPFTRSNKPRHADSRFAVFEQAVSELYLSQQRLPKLDVVKRVHEKVRQLNQGKPETEIIKAPTKSTIYRWLSDLQQDVVDRARLGAEAAKVKYRMVLGSLNVTSVLERIEIDHTPVDLIIIDKLTGLNLGRPWLTIAKDRHCRIVWGYYLSFNPPSTHSVLQCLKNGMLPKTALLAKYPDIVGEWPACGIPDLIAVDNGMDLHSAGLEKTCQELGIQILYCPAKIPWFKGAVERHFKTMANDLIHRMPGTTFSNVKDRGEYPAESLACIDFDLLHEVVVQWIVDVFNVSPHRGIGTTPLLKWKEGASKRPIELPVLPQQLDVITGIPAERVLFHYGLELEGLHYNSRRLQEIRRRSGDNIRLQLKFYENTVAHIQVFDPYAKEYIEVPTIQEAYSQGISRSVHRLVREYARKEFGESFSSEQLQLAKENIQQKIDRAARDKKMANRKQAQRLNMTDSDPLTPSKDIINQPRKGSKSPLNEVPPELPDGLNDELPKFKPLENPDETN comes from the coding sequence ATGGCGATGCGTCGATTCTCCTTTAAGAAGGGCCTAGTACTCTTTGACGCGCAGCGGCGCTGGGAGTTGGTTAGACGCCTAGTCACAGGAAAGCTGCAGTTACAGGATGAGTCAGGCGAGTTATTGAATCTTGATGAGGCTGAGCTCCTTAACCGCTGGCTGGAGGGGCTTTGGGTTATTGATCAGGATTCTTTGGGCATTGGGAATGACCTGCTTTACACAACGACGCCAAGGGATTTGGCTACTTTTCCGGAGCGCTGGCAGCAAATTGCGAGGAAGCGGCAAGCATACATCCAGGCGGTTAATCCGGAGCAAAATAAATATAACCCAGCGCGCTGGAGTGAGCTAATTAAAGCCCACGCACTAGTGGAACAAGATGACAATCCACCCTGCCCTTCATCCGTTTACTCGTGGTGGAAACGATTTCGGAACACCCGCTCTTTGGCCGATTTAGTTCCGTTTACGCGGTCAAACAAACCTCGACATGCGGATAGTCGGTTTGCAGTATTCGAACAGGCGGTATCTGAATTGTATCTGTCGCAGCAGCGCTTGCCAAAACTGGATGTGGTCAAACGCGTCCATGAAAAAGTTAGGCAACTGAACCAAGGCAAGCCCGAGACAGAAATAATTAAGGCGCCAACGAAATCAACAATTTATCGTTGGCTGAGTGATTTACAGCAGGATGTTGTCGATCGGGCAAGGTTAGGTGCTGAGGCCGCAAAAGTGAAGTACCGTATGGTGCTGGGATCATTGAATGTCACTTCTGTTCTTGAGCGAATCGAGATTGACCATACGCCCGTGGATTTAATCATAATCGACAAACTCACAGGGCTAAACTTGGGAAGGCCTTGGCTAACCATAGCAAAGGATCGCCACTGTCGCATAGTTTGGGGATACTACCTTTCATTTAATCCACCGTCGACACATTCAGTCTTGCAATGTCTTAAAAATGGAATGTTACCGAAAACAGCGCTGCTCGCAAAATATCCGGACATAGTAGGCGAATGGCCAGCCTGCGGAATTCCAGATCTGATTGCGGTCGACAACGGAATGGACCTGCATTCGGCTGGACTCGAAAAAACCTGTCAGGAACTGGGTATCCAGATTTTATATTGTCCGGCGAAAATACCTTGGTTTAAGGGAGCCGTGGAGCGACACTTTAAAACGATGGCTAATGACTTGATACATCGTATGCCCGGCACAACGTTTTCGAATGTTAAGGATAGAGGGGAGTATCCGGCAGAATCATTGGCTTGTATTGATTTCGATTTATTACATGAAGTCGTAGTCCAATGGATAGTCGACGTATTTAATGTATCACCTCATCGGGGAATCGGTACAACACCATTGCTAAAGTGGAAGGAAGGCGCATCAAAACGCCCCATTGAGTTGCCTGTCTTGCCGCAGCAATTGGACGTGATTACTGGAATACCAGCTGAGCGAGTACTCTTCCATTATGGCCTTGAGCTTGAAGGACTGCATTACAACAGCCGTCGCCTCCAAGAAATCCGACGTCGATCCGGTGACAACATACGCCTCCAGCTGAAGTTCTACGAGAACACTGTCGCGCACATTCAAGTGTTTGACCCGTACGCCAAAGAATACATCGAGGTACCTACGATTCAGGAAGCCTACAGCCAGGGCATATCACGCTCTGTGCACAGACTAGTTCGTGAATACGCTCGTAAAGAATTTGGTGAGAGTTTTTCTAGCGAACAGTTGCAACTGGCGAAGGAAAACATTCAACAAAAGATTGATCGTGCCGCTCGGGACAAAAAAATGGCTAATCGAAAGCAGGCGCAGCGCTTGAATATGACGGATAGCGACCCGCTGACTCCGTCTAAGGACATCATCAACCAACCTAGGAAAGGCAGCAAATCACCATTGAACGAGGTGCCACCCGAGCTCCCCGATGGGCTTAATGACGAATTGCCAAAATTTAAACCGTTGGAGAATCCAGATGAAACCAATTGA
- a CDS encoding helix-turn-helix domain-containing protein yields MSPFSLFLRHIRESRNIRQKDVAELLGYEQSYLSALENGLKGIPRDEFIQQFTKKLQLNEDEVAAMHIALANSHRTLNIPISARVAEFRLAHQFERLLGNLSEKQIQFLELALELSTVSESASIAKTKLLKENEM; encoded by the coding sequence ATGAGCCCTTTTTCATTATTTTTACGCCATATCCGCGAAAGTCGTAATATCCGCCAAAAAGATGTCGCGGAATTACTCGGCTACGAACAAAGCTATTTGTCGGCACTAGAAAATGGGCTCAAGGGAATTCCTCGCGATGAGTTCATCCAACAATTCACCAAAAAACTCCAATTAAACGAAGATGAAGTCGCTGCAATGCACATCGCTTTGGCTAATTCCCATCGTACATTAAATATACCGATCTCGGCAAGGGTTGCGGAGTTTAGATTAGCGCACCAATTCGAAAGACTTCTTGGCAATTTAAGTGAAAAACAGATTCAATTCCTGGAGCTTGCGCTTGAATTGTCTACAGTCAGTGAGAGTGCGTCAATTGCTAAAACAAAATTATTAAAGGAGAACGAAATGTAA